AACTAAAGACATGTTGTAGTTattaatttgattattattCATGCTTTAAGTTTTCAGATTGGTTTTAAATCATCCCAGAGAGCCATGGAGGCAGGAAGAGCCCAACGGTTCCCAGTAGACACACTATAATGAACATCCACAGGAAGATCCGGTCTACAATCATGGCCACATACTTCCAATCCTCCTTCACCTGCACAGATATCAAATCAAAGATGCTATGAATGCATAGAATCCTGCATGTTACATTCTAGTATTCCAATAGACCACCAAGTATCAGCAAATGTGGATAAACTTGCCAAAAAATCTGCTTCCTCCGCCCTCAGGTGCTGTGCAATATACGTCACCCCCTCAATGGCTGATAGCACCGAAGGCGACAGAAGGGAGTCCGACTGACTCTGGATCCGACTGTGAGTTGCATCCCAGTCCAATTTGAGAGGCTGAGGTGAAGAAGGAGACAGGAAAGAAATCCCCGGCTGACCAGATATCCTCATCCCAAAACTTGCCAAGTGATGTGAACCTGGATAAACATGAAGTTTGCAGAAGTTCACTTCTTCTCTGGTGCCAAAGGAGTTGAGTTGGTGGTAACTGCTGTCATCCTGGTAACCATGGAAATCAATAATCGATTCCTGAGTGTTCCAGGTGGATTCATTGAGGGGATTATCAGTGAGGCGGTATTCCCTGAGAAAACAAGGTGAGTTTAAAATGAGAAGTTTGAATGATGcaattttaaatggtttttcaCTAATCACAGGTAGCTGCTCTAGCTCTGATTAGCACTGATGGAAATACCACCCTTGGCTTACACAAGCTAATGTTCACTAAAGGTGCTGCAGTCAGGGCTTCATGAGTGGACATACATCACTTTTTCCCATCAAACACTCATTGTTACCAACCATAGCATCTCACATGGAGACTCTGAAACTGACAGCAACAGCTtctagacaaaaacaaaatccatattgattaaattttttataacAGGTCCTTTTTAGTTCTGCTGTGAGGCTGATGTCAGTGGTCCTATCAAAAGTAATAGAGTAGTGTAATCAGCTCAGAAAGTTATGTTTCTatcactttaaaataattttaaaaataaataattttgtgtCTATTCTGCACCTGTTTTCGAGCACCAGATGCTGCCTTTTAGGAGAAGTCTTTTCAGAGGAGGTCTTTCTTATTTTAACATGACAATACACGTTGTGCTCATACTGAAACAATATTTCTCCTTCTACAGTTGTTGGTCAGGTAGCATAAACACTTAATAACAGAATAAAACCTCGAGACACCATCCTTGATAGAGGGAGAAAATATATAGTCACACAATGCTACTCGTGATGTTCTGGTTTGACGTTTCATAGGTGACAAGATGGAGTTTGGGTTTAGTTGACTGGATTGTAAATGGCTCCACTGGCAGATTTGTGGGTAAGGAGTGTTCCTCAGAGCCATTTCTACTAAATAGAGCAGCAAAGAAGAGTGCTCTCCTTCAGGAACATAAAAATCCTCTGGTTATCTGTTCAACACCCAAATGTGACATGTTAATCAATAAAACTGCAAAGCATGACTTTTTAGGTGTGTCTCGTCTTGCCCCACCAGAATCCAGCACAGTCACTTTTGTTCCCAAACACATACAAAGTGCTGATTAAGTACAAAAGTGATGCAGCACTGTGCTAAATGTGCTCCCAACCCAACTACGTTTAAGCATGCAGCTGTTAATACATTGCAAGTTTACAATAGACAATGAGTTATATGGGAAGTTGGTGGAACCCCTCCTTGTGGTCTCACCTTACATGTAGTGGACGCTTCATGCACAGCCAGTGTGGTACCACAGAGAGGAAAAGCCTCCGAACCCATCGAGGCATGGTGTGCGTCTCCGACGAGCGGTGGTGAACGTTCAGCACAAACACAGTGATGATGATTGACAGTGTGACAAAGATCATAGTGAAAAGCAGATACTCTCCGATGAGTGGGATGACCAGCGACGTGGACGGGATGATCTCTGTGATGAGCAGCAGGAAGACCGTGAGCGACAGCAGCACGGAGATGCACAGCGTGATTTTCTCGCCACAGTCTGACGGCAGGTAGAAGACGAGGACGGTGAGACAGGAGATGAGCAGACAGGGGATGATGAGGTTGATGGTGTAGAACAGCGGCAGACGCCGGATGACAAAGTAGTAAGTGATGTCGGGGTAGATCTCACGGCAACAGTCATATTTCTTAGTGTTGTAGGTGCCCACAGCGTTCACAATCGCCCACTCTCCACTTTCCCAGTAATCCTAgaaaagagattttattttaacaccagGGCCACCAGTCCAACGCTTAATAACATTCAAGATTGACCCCTTTTACTACTGTACCACAGTGAGACCTACGGAGCatccaataaaacaaaacaaagaacaaagacaCAAAGAGTGAGGTAGAAGTTAAGAATAAAATGGCTTGGTTGCAATTCCAATAACACCTTCTAGGATCTAGAGCCTTATTCAGCTCATCTGCGCTCTTCCTAATTCTTTCCCTGTCTCACCTGTGGACAGCACTACTTAAGCCAGGGATgaccagctccagtcctcaagggccacaatcctgtagggttttgatgtgtccctgctccaaaaccatctgactcaaactgatgagtcattgtgcaaaacttaataggctgttgaacctgtttcatttgagtcaggtgtgttgaagcaggaaacattggaaaatctgcaggacagcggccctcgaggattTTGGGCAACCTTAagctctctccagtctctgccaaTCAGATTATTAGCAGTTTTGTGCCAGTAGATGTCCGGCATTTGTCCCATGTGCTTTTCTGTTTCCAAGTTATCAGCCAAGTTGACATCCCTGGATTATTCTCACCTCACCTTGCCTTGCCCACGACGAACCTCTCCTGCCTTCTGGATGTCTGGTCATCGACCCACACACTCTGACTTTTGATTGATTATCGCCTAATCCTAACTATCGTGAAATTTGCCTTCCTGTGTTCGACCATTGCT
This DNA window, taken from Melanotaenia boesemani isolate fMelBoe1 chromosome 24, fMelBoe1.pri, whole genome shotgun sequence, encodes the following:
- the LOC121635891 gene encoding neuronal acetylcholine receptor subunit alpha-2-like, yielding MERKTNLTPLYFCCWILVNSVLSKDWSRGYTEDALFRSLFGGYSKWSRPAQNTTDVVVVKFGLSIAQLIDVDEKNQMMTTNVWLKQEWRDYKLQWRPADFDNVTSIRVPSELIWVPDIVLYNNADGEFAVTHMTKAQVFHTGRVRWVPPAIYKSSCSIDVTFFPFDQQSCKMKFGSWTYDRAKIDLEPLESTVDLKDYWESGEWAIVNAVGTYNTKKYDCCREIYPDITYYFVIRRLPLFYTINLIIPCLLISCLTVLVFYLPSDCGEKITLCISVLLSLTVFLLLITEIIPSTSLVIPLIGEYLLFTMIFVTLSIIITVFVLNVHHRSSETHTMPRWVRRLFLSVVPHWLCMKRPLHVREYRLTDNPLNESTWNTQESIIDFHGYQDDSSYHQLNSFGTREEVNFCKLHVYPGSHHLASFGMRISGQPGISFLSPSSPQPLKLDWDATHSRIQSQSDSLLSPSVLSAIEGVTYIAQHLRAEEADFLVKEDWKYVAMIVDRIFLWMFIIVCLLGTVGLFLPPWLSGMI